In Candidatus Methylomirabilis sp., a genomic segment contains:
- a CDS encoding VOC family protein, whose product MQCAFDHVHYRVSDVEKTAAFFREHFGGWELRRFEARGLPILAMVVGGQPIMLSPKRPEEQVTADGRTLNYGVYHIAFLVPDVEKAAAALKARGVRFILEPTAVPPSIKMAFVEGPDGIMVEVLERK is encoded by the coding sequence ATGCAGTGCGCGTTTGACCACGTGCATTACCGGGTGAGCGATGTGGAGAAGACGGCGGCGTTCTTCCGGGAGCACTTCGGGGGCTGGGAGCTCCGGCGGTTCGAGGCCCGGGGGCTGCCCATCCTCGCCATGGTGGTGGGCGGACAGCCGATCATGCTCTCGCCCAAGCGGCCGGAGGAGCAGGTGACGGCCGACGGGCGCACCCTCAACTACGGCGTCTACCACATCGCCTTCCTGGTGCCCGACGTGGAGAAGGCCGCGGCGGCGCTCAAGGCGCGCGGCGTCCGCTTCATCCTGGAGCCGACGGCCGTCCCCCCCAGCATCAAGATGGCCTTCGTGGAGGGCCCGGACGGGATCATGGTGGAGGTCCTGGAGCGGAAGTGA
- a CDS encoding rhodanese-like domain-containing protein → MTEHGVRRISPQELKRRMDAGEVLVFDVRRKDIFDRGHVKGAGSRAIKELATWAQEVPRDKSIVLY, encoded by the coding sequence ATGACTGAGCACGGGGTGCGGCGGATCAGCCCGCAGGAACTCAAGCGGCGCATGGACGCCGGAGAGGTCCTCGTCTTCGACGTCCGGAGGAAAGACATCTTCGACCGGGGACACGTCAAGGGAGCCGGGTCCCGCGCGATCAAGGAACTGGCCACGTGGGCCCAGGAGGTCCCGCGCGACAAATCCATCGTCCTCTACTGA
- a CDS encoding cytochrome c encodes MARGVGWRAAGAAGAAVSLAVLLALGWPAVSRWFQAVPPEAWFCHSLLGLAVGGEPDGPVANGERIYQEGRAGSGRPIGNSLNLAGGCASCHGRDGRGRAFGGTLLEITPSALARADNRPPYTEETLRAAIRDGVDPAGRPLDPLMPRWRLGARDLNDLLAYLRTLPGSAPPAGSAKNS; translated from the coding sequence GTGGCCCGGGGCGTGGGATGGCGGGCGGCGGGAGCGGCCGGCGCGGCGGTGAGCCTCGCGGTCCTGCTCGCCCTCGGCTGGCCCGCCGTCAGCCGGTGGTTTCAGGCCGTCCCCCCCGAGGCGTGGTTCTGCCACTCCCTCCTGGGCCTGGCCGTCGGGGGGGAGCCCGACGGCCCCGTGGCGAACGGGGAGCGGATCTACCAGGAGGGGAGGGCGGGGAGCGGCCGGCCCATCGGCAACAGCCTGAACCTGGCCGGTGGGTGTGCCTCCTGCCACGGCCGGGACGGGCGGGGGCGCGCCTTCGGCGGCACGCTGCTCGAGATCACGCCGAGCGCGCTCGCCCGGGCCGACAACCGCCCCCCATACACCGAGGAAACGCTGCGGGCGGCCATCCGGGATGGGGTGGACCCCGCGGGCCGCCCGCTCGATCCCCTCATGCCCCGCTGGCGCCTCGGGGCGCGGGACCTCAACGATCTGCTCGCCTACCTCCGGACCCTGCCCGGGAGCGCCCCTCCCGCCGGTTCCGCAAAGAACAGTTGA
- a CDS encoding SCO family protein, protein MRRAAALAAAGVLLTAPGAAHEGTGPRGAVVEHRNEVAPDFTLTDQTGRPFALATERGRVLLVNFIYTSCRDACPLLTAKLALVQRRLAEVEGVRFVSITVDPLRDSPGVLARYAEGFGARPPRWVFLTGTAAEVEAALRAFGVTVRPGPGGSLDHTMVTVLVDRQGRRRFSYFGPDFDEAHVAADARALLEER, encoded by the coding sequence GTGAGACGCGCCGCCGCGCTCGCCGCCGCCGGGGTCCTCCTCACGGCGCCCGGGGCGGCGCATGAGGGAACGGGCCCGCGGGGCGCGGTGGTCGAGCACCGGAACGAGGTCGCGCCCGACTTCACGCTCACCGACCAGACGGGGCGGCCCTTCGCCTTGGCAACGGAGCGGGGCAGAGTCCTCCTGGTGAACTTCATCTACACGTCCTGCCGGGATGCCTGCCCCCTCCTGACCGCGAAGCTGGCCCTGGTCCAGCGCCGTCTGGCGGAGGTGGAGGGGGTGCGCTTCGTCTCGATCACGGTGGACCCGCTGCGGGACAGCCCCGGGGTCCTGGCGCGGTACGCGGAAGGGTTCGGGGCGAGGCCCCCGCGCTGGGTTTTCCTCACCGGGACGGCCGCCGAGGTGGAGGCGGCCCTTCGGGCGTTCGGCGTCACCGTCCGCCCCGGGCCCGGGGGAAGCCTCGACCACACAATGGTGACGGTGCTGGTGGACCGGCAGGGGCGCAGGCGGTTCAGCTACTTCGGTCCGGATTTCGACGAGGCGCACGTCGCGGCGGACGCCAGGGCCCTCCTGGAGGAGCGCTGA
- a CDS encoding BtpA/SgcQ family protein → MRMTDLFRREKVLLGMVHLLPLPGSPRWGGSLQAVLDAALTDAKALEGGGMDGCLVENYGDAPFTPGEVDPATVAAMAAVVAELRRASSLPLGVNVLKNDARAALAVAAATGASFIRVNIHVGAVVADQGIIQGDAYGTLRYRRLLAADVKIFADVLAKHGAPLAPVDVEQEARDAAYRGLADGLIVSGKGTGEPTDLARLRAVRQAVPDRPLLVGSGATPETVRRLLEIADGIIVGTSIKRDGKLANPVDPARVETLVRAAGER, encoded by the coding sequence ATGCGGATGACCGACCTCTTCAGGCGGGAGAAGGTCCTCCTCGGGATGGTGCACCTGCTCCCGCTCCCCGGGAGCCCGCGGTGGGGCGGGAGCCTGCAGGCCGTCCTGGATGCGGCGCTCACGGACGCGAAGGCGCTCGAGGGCGGCGGCATGGATGGCTGCCTGGTGGAGAACTACGGGGACGCCCCCTTCACGCCCGGGGAGGTGGACCCGGCCACGGTGGCGGCCATGGCGGCCGTGGTGGCCGAGCTCCGGCGGGCCTCGTCCCTCCCCCTCGGGGTTAACGTCCTGAAGAACGACGCGCGAGCGGCGCTGGCCGTGGCCGCGGCCACCGGGGCCAGCTTCATCCGGGTGAACATCCACGTGGGGGCCGTGGTGGCCGACCAGGGGATCATCCAGGGCGACGCCTACGGCACCCTGCGGTACCGGAGGCTCCTCGCGGCCGACGTGAAGATCTTCGCCGATGTCCTGGCGAAGCACGGGGCCCCGCTGGCCCCCGTTGATGTGGAGCAGGAGGCCCGGGATGCGGCCTACCGGGGGCTGGCGGATGGGCTCATTGTCTCGGGGAAGGGCACCGGGGAGCCAACCGATCTCGCGCGGCTCCGGGCGGTGCGCCAGGCGGTGCCGGACCGGCCGCTCCTGGTCGGGAGCGGGGCCACCCCGGAGACGGTGCGGCGCCTGCTCGAGATCGCCGACGGGATCATCGTGGGGACGAGCATCAAGCGGGACGGGAAGCTGGCGAACCCCGTGGACCCGGCCCGCGTGGAGACGCTGGTTAGGGCAGCGGGCGAGCGGTAG
- a CDS encoding GSU2403 family nucleotidyltransferase fold protein, protein MRFKSPEDFLGHVLRAIAPYLDSLVLVGGFAVRLYRFHPRAASTGIVPLITFDADFVAPPELEIKAGRRLSDLVAAADLEPNFFGDYKPPVMKFFPKEGETPRRGAAQDQYYVEFLTPLIGAGTDRAGNVVGTREIQKGVTAQRLRYLDLLTVSPWQIPLVRLPGMGAKVGDGNFVKVPDPGLFIVQKVLISRETGRQEERPKDMAYIYEVLALFRGELRQLAEGVRRIAGKGSTWQRWIGRSKRMAAELFKTPVAPGVTEAHAVFAAAAGGGEVPTPEMIHAGVQAFLKEL, encoded by the coding sequence ATGCGCTTTAAGTCCCCCGAGGACTTCCTGGGGCATGTGCTGCGAGCTATCGCTCCCTATTTGGACAGCCTGGTCCTCGTGGGAGGCTTTGCGGTGCGCCTTTACCGGTTCCACCCGCGGGCGGCATCAACGGGAATCGTACCCCTGATTACCTTTGACGCCGACTTCGTGGCTCCTCCTGAACTGGAGATCAAAGCCGGGCGACGCCTATCGGACCTGGTCGCCGCTGCAGACCTGGAACCGAATTTCTTCGGAGATTACAAACCGCCCGTCATGAAGTTCTTTCCCAAAGAGGGAGAGACGCCTAGGCGGGGGGCGGCTCAGGATCAATATTACGTGGAGTTCCTCACACCCCTGATTGGCGCGGGGACGGACCGTGCGGGAAACGTAGTAGGCACACGGGAGATCCAGAAGGGGGTTACTGCGCAGCGTCTCCGGTACTTGGACCTCCTGACGGTTAGCCCTTGGCAGATTCCCCTAGTGCGACTCCCCGGGATGGGGGCGAAAGTGGGCGATGGAAATTTTGTGAAAGTCCCCGATCCTGGACTATTCATTGTGCAGAAGGTCTTGATTTCCCGGGAGACTGGGCGGCAGGAGGAGCGGCCTAAGGACATGGCCTACATCTACGAGGTTCTGGCGCTTTTCCGGGGGGAGCTGAGGCAGCTGGCGGAGGGGGTGCGCCGGATCGCCGGGAAAGGGTCTACATGGCAGCGATGGATTGGGCGGTCCAAGCGCATGGCTGCTGAGCTGTTCAAAACGCCAGTTGCGCCCGGTGTGACAGAGGCGCATGCCGTCTTTGCCGCTGCGGCAGGCGGAGGTGAGGTCCCGACCCCGGAGATGATCCACGCTGGCGTGCAGGCCTTCCTTAAGGAGCTCTGA
- the rbsK gene encoding ribokinase produces MAVVVVGSANLDYTVRVPRLPEPGETVLGGDLLTSHGGKGANQAVAARRAGAAVTFLGKRGADAPGEAIARRLAAEGIGTAGFLTDPAAPTGAAFIAVDPGGQNQIVVAPGANAALTVEDLRACAPLLRGGRVLLTQLETPIATVGEALRAAQASGMLTILNPAPAAPLSPELFRTLDLLVPNEPEAAQLADRPAGSIAEAEAAAARLLGYGCKAVVVTLGSQGALLLRGGEARHFPAFPVEAVDETAAGDAFCGALAAALAEGSPLEAAIPFACAAGALTCTRRGAQESLPTRDAILALMGRRPAAGPGSCLP; encoded by the coding sequence GTGGCGGTCGTCGTCGTAGGGAGCGCGAACCTGGACTACACCGTGCGGGTCCCGCGCCTGCCGGAGCCGGGGGAGACCGTCCTCGGAGGCGATCTCCTGACCTCACACGGCGGGAAGGGGGCCAACCAGGCGGTCGCCGCCCGGCGGGCCGGGGCCGCCGTGACCTTCCTCGGGAAGCGGGGGGCCGACGCGCCGGGGGAGGCTATCGCCCGCCGCCTCGCGGCGGAGGGGATCGGGACGGCGGGATTTCTCACGGACCCGGCCGCCCCCACGGGCGCGGCCTTCATCGCGGTGGATCCGGGGGGGCAGAACCAGATCGTCGTGGCGCCCGGGGCGAACGCCGCCCTCACGGTGGAAGACCTGCGCGCCTGCGCGCCGCTGCTCCGGGGTGGGCGCGTCCTGCTCACGCAACTGGAGACCCCCATCGCCACCGTGGGGGAGGCCCTGAGAGCCGCGCAGGCCTCCGGGATGCTGACCATCCTGAACCCCGCTCCGGCGGCGCCGCTGTCGCCGGAGCTCTTCCGAACGCTGGACCTCCTGGTCCCGAACGAGCCGGAGGCCGCCCAGCTCGCCGACCGGCCAGCGGGCAGCATCGCGGAGGCCGAGGCGGCCGCGGCCCGGCTCCTCGGCTACGGCTGCAAGGCCGTCGTCGTGACCCTGGGGAGCCAGGGGGCGCTGCTCCTGCGCGGAGGGGAGGCGCGCCACTTCCCCGCCTTCCCCGTCGAGGCCGTGGACGAGACCGCGGCCGGGGATGCCTTCTGCGGGGCCCTGGCGGCGGCCCTCGCCGAGGGGAGCCCCCTCGAGGCTGCCATCCCCTTCGCCTGCGCCGCCGGGGCCCTGACCTGCACCAGGCGGGGGGCGCAGGAGAGCCTGCCGACCCGCGACGCCATCCTGGCGCTCATGGGGCGGCGCCCCGCCGCAGGCCCCGGCTCCTGCCTCCCATGA